The genome window AAATCTTGTTTAGCCAGGTTAAGGGTCCTATGCAATAGAAATAGTGCAGTGTCCTTTTAGTTTTAATAGTCATATTAAGGGTCATGTAGTAAAAATCACTGCAGTGTCCTTTCAGTTTTACTCACGTACGTTCAATCTGTTTATTAATGATGGGGTCCATTTAAAAACAAACTCGACATCGATGATTATAACTGCAATGACTACTCCGTTGTTAGGCCATCATTTCTGTTGGTGGTACAGTACTGCCAGCTCTCAGTGAGATTGAGTTTATGACAAACACTTCCAACAGTGACTTTCTTCATCTCAAATGAAGGCAGCCCCATGACAAACTTAAATTCACATTAAATTGGCTACAATCACAAAAGCAGCTAAATGTGATGCTGTTGAACATTAATGTTCTTTGTTCATTACCAAAAGATAGATAATAATTGAACATCTGATAATGAAAATCAAACATGAGTACCACAATTGATCAATTCAGATCCTCTACCTGCAAAACTCGAGAGGGGAAGCAGGGAAGgagaatcaaaataaataacaaGGTCTAACTTGATCTATCCAAATCGATACAGCcagaacatatatatagaacAAGTGATGACAATTTATCCTACTCTGCTACACAAAGAATGCAGCTCCATGGACCTCAAACAATTGCAGGGGTTCTTCCTTCCAATGCCAGCGATTTTAGACACCCATCATCTTTGCGCAAGTTTGCCGAATGATATTTGGATCCCCAAAGGTCCAAAAGAAGCAAAGAGTATCCAGATTTGAGGCTATCTTAGTTCAATGCCACTCGGAGAAGTTCTCGACAAACTCCAGTCCAACAACACATCAAAAAAGCGTGATTGCCGAAGAAGATTTCATACTTAGCTACACGGAGACTGCTTTCCCCCTGCTACGCCAATTATCTACAACCAGATGACCTGTACGTTGTACAAATGGAGGAAGTATGGTTCATATCACGAGCTTCTTCCAATATCCTTACCGGAAAATTCTCCACCTCCATAAGATGCTGCTGCTGCAGCCACATCAAGGCCACCATTGATCGATGTAATTAAAGCAGATAAACCTCCATTGGGGCTGCCACCTGCAGCAATTCCCAGCCCAAGAAAATCAAGAGTTGTTTCCTTGGGGCCAAACACAGGAGTTCCCATCATCAATTCCTTTAAACCAGAGGTCCCATCACAAGGAAGCCCAAGCCCGAGTCCTGCAGCAATTGTGCCATTCTCAGCCTCCACATGTCGTTGGCCCCATTGCAAACTATCTTGCTGTGCAGCctttgaagaagaaggaacTATCCCAAGTCCACGAAGCAATGAAGCATTACTAGCTGCAGCACCCATTTGAGCAGCTTTTTGTAGAAGTGCAGTGGCAGACATGGCTGGCTGCGGTGGTGGTGCATATCTTCGTTCCTGCCCTGCGGTCCCAAAAATGGACGACCCGGGATTGGTGGAAAGACATAAAGAGATGGGTTCTGCAGACGAAGATGGGGCGAGATCCGTAGTGTGATCAGGATGCCCAAATGATCTGATTAGGTCAGCAAAGGCAGGAACCTGAGGAGGCTGTAAGCTCCCTGAAGCAGTCGAGGAAGCAAACAAGCTAGCAAATAGAGTACTGCTGGTGCTCCCATTGTTTCCTGAGCTGGTGCTGCCGCTACAGCTTCCATTAAAGccagttgttgttgttgcaggCGCTGGTCCATCATCGACAATTTGAGTTGGATTTTCAGGCACTTCTTTATTACAAagtcaaaagaaaaagagaaaaacaagagCACTTAGACATATGGGGAAGGAAAGTCGAGCATTTCTTTATAAAGAACTTTAGAAGAAAAGGGAATCAATAATAGTTTCCTTTCCTTAAAGccacttctctctttctcttagCTTTTGAATCAATTGGGTTTCCTTATCAAGATTTGCCCAAACTGAATCTCAAAGAGTATAGTAAGAAAAGAAAGCAGACTGATATGGATGGCTCTCTAGTTACCGTGTAAAAACACACCCAAGTAACAACAAATATCAGTAACCGACAAAAACTGCTACACTCCAAGATCCGGGAGacagaaaaacaacaaaattttagttctttctttattttaacaTAATAAAATCCGGCAAAATGCAAActaaaatttgaaataattCCCCATTCTGGTTCATTTTACCTGGACTTCGAATTTGCAAAACAGAGGATGATGCACCAGTTGACTGAGAAACAGATGATGGGACTGTAGCAGGTGCTGT of Tripterygium wilfordii isolate XIE 37 chromosome 13, ASM1340144v1, whole genome shotgun sequence contains these proteins:
- the LOC120012335 gene encoding zinc finger protein GAI-ASSOCIATED FACTOR 1-like isoform X2, giving the protein MPVDLDNSSTASGEASVSSSGNQPPPPKSTATKKKRNLPGMPDPDAEVIALSPKTLMATNRFVCEICNKGFQRDQNLQLHRRGHNLPWKLRQRSSKEVKKRVYVCPEVTCVHHDPSRALGDLTGIKKHFCRKHGEKKWKCDKCSKKYAVQSDWKAHSKICGTREYKCDCGTLFSRRDSFITHRAFCDALTEESARAQTHPQSRNNQNRAPPVNLNPEPEPEAKVAESPPLPSVPATVTAPATVPSSVSQSTGASSSVLQIRSPVPENPTQIVDDGPAPATTTTGFNGSCSGSTSSGNNGSTSSTLFASLFASSTASGSLQPPQVPAFADLIRSFGHPDHTTDLAPSSSAEPISLCLSTNPGSSIFGTAGQERRYAPPPQPAMSATALLQKAAQMGAAASNASLLRGLGIVPSSSKAAQQDSLQWGQRHVEAENGTIAAGLGLGLPCDGTSGLKELMMGTPVFGPKETTLDFLGLGIAAGGSPNGGLSALITSINGGLDVAAAAASYGGGEFSGKDIGRSS
- the LOC120012335 gene encoding zinc finger protein GAI-ASSOCIATED FACTOR 1-like isoform X3, with the translated sequence MPVDLDNSSTASGEASVSSSGNQPPPPKSTATKKKRNLPGMPDPDAEVIALSPKTLMATNRFVCEICNKGFQRDQNLQLHRRGHNLPWKLRQRSSKEVKKRVYVCPEVTCVHHDPSRALGDLTGIKKHFCRKHGEKKWKCDKCSKKYAVQSDWKAHSKICGTREYKCDCGTLFSRRDSFITHRAFCDALTEESARAQTHPQSRNNQNRAPPVNLNPEPEPEAKVAESPPLPSVPATVTAPATVPSSVSQSTGASSSVLQIRSPAPATTTTGFNGSCSGSTSSGNNGSTSSTLFASLFASSTASGSLQPPQVPAFADLIRSFGHPDHTTDLAPSSSAEPISLCLSTNPGSSIFGTAGQERRYAPPPQPAMSATALLQKAAQMGAAASNASLLRGLGIVPSSSKAAQQDSLQWGQRHVEAENGTIAAGLGLGLPCDGTSGLKELMMGTPVFGPKETTLDFLGLGIAAGGSPNGGLSALITSINGGLDVAAAAASYGGGEFSGKDIGRSS
- the LOC120012335 gene encoding zinc finger protein GAI-ASSOCIATED FACTOR 1-like isoform X1 — protein: MPVDLDNSSTASGEASVSSSGNQPPPPKSTATKKKRNLPGMPDPDAEVIALSPKTLMATNRFVCEICNKGFQRDQNLQLHRRGHNLPWKLRQRSSKEVKKRVYVCPEVTCVHHDPSRALGDLTGIKKHFCRKHGEKKWKCDKCSKKYAVQSDWKAHSKICGTREYKCDCGTLFSRRDSFITHRAFCDALTEESARAQTHPQSRNNQNRAPPVNLNPEPEPEAKVAESPPLPSVPATVTAPATVPSSVSQSTGASSSVLQIRSPEVPENPTQIVDDGPAPATTTTGFNGSCSGSTSSGNNGSTSSTLFASLFASSTASGSLQPPQVPAFADLIRSFGHPDHTTDLAPSSSAEPISLCLSTNPGSSIFGTAGQERRYAPPPQPAMSATALLQKAAQMGAAASNASLLRGLGIVPSSSKAAQQDSLQWGQRHVEAENGTIAAGLGLGLPCDGTSGLKELMMGTPVFGPKETTLDFLGLGIAAGGSPNGGLSALITSINGGLDVAAAAASYGGGEFSGKDIGRSS